A segment of the Chloracidobacterium sp. genome:
CTGGTTCACCTTTGATCGCTGGATCGCTCAAGGCAAATGCGTGAAGAAAGGCGAGCACGGAATCCGCCTGATCTCATTCCAAAAGCGCACGGTCGAGGATAAGCAAAAGGGCGACGGCACAAAAAAGGAAATCACGGCTCCGACCCGTGTGTACGTTTTCTGCAGATGCCAGATCAAAGACCTGAATACGCCGAAAGAAGGTCCAGAGTTGATCCCCGCCGAAGCCCCGTTCGTTACAGAAATTGAAGTGCCAGTCTCGAAGAAATTCGCGCTGGTTGAAATCTAATGACAGCCACAATTCAGAAAATACCATGTCGGCAAATATTTGCTGGCGACAATGACCGCACAGTTTTTGATGAAGATGGTTTATCAGAGCTCGCGGCATCTATCAAGGAACATGGGCTCGCGCAACCAATTACTGTCAGGCTTTTTGCTCCAGACCCTATGTGTGTATTCGGCGGAGATAGATTTGGTGAAAGAGCGCAGTATCAGATCGTTGCTGGTGAGCGCCGCTTCCGCGCCGTGTCCCAAGTGCTCAAGTTGGAAGCCATAGATTGCATCGTGCGCGAATTGAACGACGAGGAAGCCAGCGCCATCATGCTTGCTGAAAATGTGGGTCGGCGCGACCTTGATCCAGTGGATGAAATGCTTGCTTACCGCAAGCGCATCGAAAGCCAGGGATGGAGCATTGAGAAAATCTCCGAAAAGTGCGGGGTTTCGAAAAAGCGTGTGGAAAAGCGACTCCTGCTCGGAAGCGTGCGCGAGGATATCCTTCACCACGTCCGCCGCGGCACATTCCCAATCGGGCATGCCGAAATGATGTCGGTGCTGGACCATAACCGCCAGATGATCGCAGCCCGTCCAATCATCGAGGGCAAGGCTGTCAACTTTCGTCAGTTCCGCGAGATTGTAGATGCGCTCTTTGCCCAGCAATCGCAGGAGAGTCTTTTTGACCTTGCTCTGTTTGGCGGAGCATTGGAAACCCCACAGGTCAGCATAGTAACCGCCAAGGATAACTACCCTATTGCCGCCGACTTGCCAGATCCGTTTATTACGCCAGAGCACCATACCGGCGCGATTACTCTGGCGTATGTGCTGGAGCTACAAGCGCAGGGGCACCACCGAGAAGCCGCCGCGATAGGTCGGCTTCTCGCTTTTCTGTGCAAGCATCGCTATACCTACCTGCCAACAAAGGCAGTGATCAAAACATAGAGAA
Coding sequences within it:
- a CDS encoding ParB/RepB/Spo0J family partition protein; translation: MTATIQKIPCRQIFAGDNDRTVFDEDGLSELAASIKEHGLAQPITVRLFAPDPMCVFGGDRFGERAQYQIVAGERRFRAVSQVLKLEAIDCIVRELNDEEASAIMLAENVGRRDLDPVDEMLAYRKRIESQGWSIEKISEKCGVSKKRVEKRLLLGSVREDILHHVRRGTFPIGHAEMMSVLDHNRQMIAARPIIEGKAVNFRQFREIVDALFAQQSQESLFDLALFGGALETPQVSIVTAKDNYPIAADLPDPFITPEHHTGAITLAYVLELQAQGHHREAAAIGRLLAFLCKHRYTYLPTKAVIKT
- a CDS encoding DUF1738 domain-containing protein, giving the protein MKQKMTPQQATQFEQTSETSASILQAAARERGCSCQPYQDWFTFDRWIAQGKCVKKGEHGIRLISFQKRTVEDKQKGDGTKKEITAPTRVYVFCRCQIKDLNTPKEGPELIPAEAPFVTEIEVPVSKKFALVEI